In Primulina eburnea isolate SZY01 chromosome 5, ASM2296580v1, whole genome shotgun sequence, a single window of DNA contains:
- the LOC140833016 gene encoding LOW QUALITY PROTEIN: UDP-glycosyltransferase 74F2-like (The sequence of the model RefSeq protein was modified relative to this genomic sequence to represent the inferred CDS: inserted 1 base in 1 codon; deleted 2 bases in 1 codon) gives MNKEYRAHILAVPYPSQGHVNPMLQFCKSLASKGAKTTFAITKFISKSTQQKFDSDSVSVATISDGYDEGGFMEAESIADYLARMEVSGSRTLEELIVANQKSSHPVDCIVYDAFLPWALDVAKRCGIKGACFFTQACAVNYVFYYAYHGMLRLPVTSTPIEIPGMPLLDLPDMPSFIYKHGTYPAYFEMVLNQFSNSDKADFVLVNXWYKLEEKVVDAMNKVCPLLTIGPTLPSFYLDKRVENDCDYGLNLFQLDSSMDVINWLNTKPIGSVIYVAFGSMVNLEKPQMEEIAYALKSTNFHFLWVIKESDKLEKLPKDFIDETAGKCLLVSWSPQLQVLSNNAIGCFFSHGGWNSTTETLSLGVPMVVMPQWTDQPTVAKFVQDVWRVGVRVRVDHDGIVRREEIETCLREVMVGEMGKEFKRNAIKYRDLATEAVSEGGTTYANIDKFIFESGKRG, from the exons ATGAATAAGGAGTATAGAGCTCACATCTTGGCCGTACCTTACCCAAGCCAAGGCCATGTAAATCCCATGCTCCAATTTTGCAAAAGTTTGGCCTCTAAAGGTGCCAAAACAACTTTTGCAATCACCAAATTTATTTCCAAATCCACCCAACAAAAATTCGATTCGGATTCGGTTTCGGTCGCTACGATTTCCGATGGTTACGACGAAGGTGGTTTCATGGAAGCGGAGAGTATTGCCGATTATCTGGCTCGAATGGAAGTCAGC GGCTCGAGAACCCTTGAAGAGCTCATAGTAGCTAATCAAAAATCGAGTCACCCCGTGGACTGCATAGTGTATGATGCCTTTTTGCCTTGGGCTTTGGATGTGGCTAAAAGGTGTGGGATCAAGGGAGCTTGTTTTTTCACACAAGCTTGTGCGGTTAACTATGTGTTTTACTATGCATATCATGGGATGCTACGACTTCCGGTGACATCGACTCCGATCGAAATTCCGGGCATGCCTCTGCTCGATTTGCCGGATATGCCGTCGTTCATCTACAAGCATGGAACTTATCCTGCTTATTTTGAGATGGTGTTGAATCAATTCTCAAACTCAGACAAGGCTGATTTTGTGCTTGTCA ACTGGTACAAATTGGAGGAGAAA GTGGTAGATGCAATGAACAAAGTTTGTCCATTGCTCACAATTGGCCCAACGTTGCCATCATTTTACTTGGATAAAAGGGTCGAAAACGATTGTGATTATGGACTCAACCTCTTTCAATTAGACTCCTCCATGGACGTTATCAATTGGCTAAACACAAAGCCAATAGGCTCAGTCATTTACGTTGCTTTTGGGAGCATGGTCAATTTAGAAAAACCCCAGATGGAAGAGATTGCATATGCTTTGAAAAGCACTAATTTCCACTTCTTATGGGTTATCAAGGAATCGGACAAGTTAGAAAAGCTTCCTAAAGATTTCATCGACGAGACCGCGGGGAAGTGTTTGCTCGTAAGCTGGAGTCCCCAACTACAAGTGCTTTCTAACAATGCTATCGGATGTTTCTTCTCGCATGGCGGGTGGAACTCGACTACGGAGACGTTGAGTTTGGGCGTGCCTATGGTCGTTATGCCCCAATGGACTGATCAGCCGACAGTCGCGAAATTCGTGCAAGACGTTTGGCGGGTCGGTGTACGGGTCCGCGTGGACCATGACGGGATTGTTAGAAGAGAAGAAATCGAGACTTGTTTGAGGGAAGTGATGGTGGGAGAAATGGGTAAAGAATTTAAGAGGAATGCTATTAAATATAGGGATTTGGCTACGGAGGCAGTAAGTGAAGGTGGCACTACTTATGCAAATattgacaaatttatatttgaaaGTGGAAAGCGTGGGTGA